The following coding sequences are from one Rutidosis leptorrhynchoides isolate AG116_Rl617_1_P2 chromosome 11, CSIRO_AGI_Rlap_v1, whole genome shotgun sequence window:
- the LOC139876327 gene encoding uncharacterized protein translates to MADRNLAVVKPIWMKQAEEAKIKSEAEKDAAAKAAFEATFKDVEKNREPAALSDSDGDEEEDLTNKPIGPVDPSKCTAAGTGVAGGTACAPSSFVVVTKDSDGRKVPNGGSMVKVKVSPGVGVGGTEQEGIVKDMGDGTYTVTYVVPKRGNYMLAVECDGKPIMGSPFPVFFSAGTTTSGHLGFAPQVTYPGMVNHTMPNMPNYSGSVSGAFSGLLGMIPGIVPSSSGGVVLPGIGASFGEVCREYLNGRCVKPNCNFNHPPHNLLMTAFASTSNMGTLSQAPMAPSAAAMAAAQAIVAAQALQAHSSTQANSSKENSGPEDKAAQAESLKKTLQISNLNPILTADQLKQIFSFCGTVVNCMITDSKHFAYIEYSKPEEATAALALNNMDVLSRPLNVEMAKSLPPKSNLPMVMQQAVAMQQMQFQQALLMQQTMNAQQAANRAATMKSATDLAAARAAEISMKLKAEGLIGNEDEPIKSPRSPSAVPKRSRSKSKSPIIYQKRRRSPSYSPPHRRARDYRYRSPIRSRHYSSYEYDRRSSRRQDYIRSNDRHSWRNRSRSRSPIARKSYRDRSESPKRRHGSPTHRPKSRSRSPIAKRSYRDRSESPKRRRESPTHRSKKSSRVTSRSPVSNRGDGPSPKSDDHNKEKHRRRSRSASLDAKQQSTDKPRRRSRSASLDAKHQSKEKQRRRSRSRSASLDAKHQSSDKIDDNREVRSNRRERKRSKSVEDKHRSRNSLNSKATDEGKSKHRRRSRSREPDDNHRSSDKADRSRKEKSKSKHHGRRQSRSASPEGRRHKGRSDEHKSKHKRRSRSRSRSKSAERNRLYNDNVDSSSKGRSDEDKSKRRRSRSRSSSKSADHNGVNNADHEQDTEDIVSKNQKDFKDDRASSSSPERGRDRF, encoded by the exons ATGGCTGATCGTAACTTGGCAGTGGTGAAGCCAATATGGATGAAGCAAGCAGAAGAGGCGAAAATAAAAAGTGAAGCTGAGAAAGACGCGGCAGCTAAGGCAGCATTCGAGGCTACATTCAAGGACGTCGAGAAGAATCGAGAGCCTGCTGCGTTGTCTGATAGTGATGGTGATGAGGAAGAGGATTTGACTAACAAGCCTATTGGTCCTGTGGACCCATCTAAGTGTACCGCTGCTGGGACTGGTGTTGCTGGAGGAACTGCATGTGCACCGTCTTCATTTGTGGTTGTTACGAAGGATTCAGATGGTCGTAAAGTGCCTAATGGGGGATCCATGGTTAAGGTTAAGGTTTCACCTGGCGTGGGTGTTGGTGGAACTGAACAGGAAGGGATCGTTAAGGATATGGGTGATGGGACCTATACAGTTACTTATGTTGTTCCCAAAAGAGGAAACTACATGTTGGCTGTTGAGTGTGATGGTAAGCCTATCATGGGAAGCCCATTTCCGGTTTTCTTCAGTGCAG GCACAACTACAAGTGGGCATTTGGGTTTTGCTCCACAGGTGACCTATCCAGGTATGGTTAACCATACCATGCCAAACATGCCAAATTACTCTGGTTCTGTTTCAGGGGCATTTTCTGGTCTGCTTGGTATGATTCCTGGTATCGTGCCTAGTTCTTCAGGTGGTGTAGTCTTGCCTGGGATCGGAGCATCTTTTGGGGAAGTTTGTCGAGAATACTTGAATGGTCGATGTGTCAAACCTAACTGCAATTTTAATCATCCACCACATAATCTGTTGATGACAGCTTTCGCTTCTACGAGTAACATGGGAACTCTTAGTCAAGCACCAATGGCGCCATCTGCTGCTGCAATGGCAGCTGCACAGGCCATTGTTGCTGCTCAAGCTCTTCAAGCTCATTCTTCTACGCAAGCTAACTCTTCTAAAGAAAATTCCG GACCAGAAGATAAGGCAGCACAGGCTGAATCCCTGAAGAAAACTCTACAAATTAGTAACCTAAATCCCATACTTACAGCTGATCAACTAAAGCAAATTTTCAGTTTTTGTGGCACAGTTGTTAACTGCATGATCACAGATTCTAAGCATTTTGCATACATAGAATATTCTAAACCTGAAGAAGCAACTGCTGCACTAGCATTAAACAACATGGATGTATTAAGCCGTCCATTAAACGTTGAAATGGCAAAATCATTACCTCCAAAATCAAATTTGCCAATGGTTATGCAGCAAGCTGTTGCAATGCAACAAATGCAATTTCAGCAGGCTCTTTTAATGCAGCAAACCATGAATGCACAACAGGCAGCCAATCGTGCTGCAACCATGAAGTCTGCGACAGATTTGGCTGCTGCTAGAGCTGCAGAAATAAGTATGAAGTTAAAAGCCGAAGGGCTAATTGGGAATGAAGATGAACCTATTAAAAGCCCTAG GTCACCTTCTGCTGTCCCTAAAAGGTCAAGATCTAAATCGAAGTCTCCAATCATATATCAAAAAAGGCGGAGATCTCCTTCTTATTCGCCACCACATCGGCGTGCGAGGGACTATAGATATCGATCACCTATAAGATCTCGCCATTATTCCAGTTATGAGTATGACAGACGATCTTCTAGAAGACAAGATTATATCAGATCAAACGATCGCCATTCTTGGAGAAATAGGAGCCGTAGTAGGAGCCCAATTGCTCGAAAGTCGTATCGTGATCGTTCAGAATCTCCGAAACGGCGTCACGGAAGCCCAACCCATAGGCCCAAAAGCCGGAGTAGGAGCCCAATTGCTAAAAGGTCTTACCGTGATCGTTCAGAATCTCCAAAACGCCGTCGGGAAAGCCCGACCCATCGGTCCAAAAAATCTTCTCGGGTCACTTCGAGATCTCCGGTTAGTAATAGGGGAGACGGACCGTCTCCAAAAAGTGATGATCACAATAAAGAAAAACACAGAAGACGGTCCAGGTCAGCATCATTGGATGCTAAACAACAGTCTACAGATAAACCGAGAAGACGGTCCAGGTCAGCATCGTTGGATGCAAAGCACCAGTCTAAAGAAAAACAGAGAAGACGGTCTAGGTCCAGGTCAGCATCGTTGGATGCCAAGCACCAGTCTAGTGATAAAATAGACGACAATAGGGAGGTAAGATCGAACCGCCGTGAGCGGAAGCGTTCAAAGTCAGTAGAAGATAAGCATCGAAGTCGTAATAGTTTGAATTCGAAAGCGACAGATGAAGGTAAGTCAAAGCACAGGAGACGGTCTAGGAGTAGGGAACCAGACGATAACCATAGATCGAGTGATAAAGCTGATAGAAGCAGGAAGGAAAAGTCGAAATCAAAACATCATGGTAGAAGGCAGTCCAGGTCAGCATCTCCTGAAGGAAGACGTCATAAAGGGCGCTCAGATGAACATAAATCTAAACACAAAAGGCGGTCAAGATCAAGGTCAAGGTCAAAATCAGCTGAACGTAATCGGTTGTACAATGACAACGTGGATAGTAGTAGTAAAGGACGCTCGGATGAAGACAAATCAAAACGCCGAAGGTCAAGGTCGAGATCAAGTTCAAAATCTGCAGACCATAATGGAGTGAACAATGCTGATCATGAACAAGACACCGAGGATATTGTCTCCAAAAATCAAAAGGATTTTAAGGATGATCGTGCATCATCTTCTTCTCCCGAAAGAGGAAGAGACCGATTTTAG